The following proteins are co-located in the Atribacteraceae bacterium genome:
- a CDS encoding rod-binding protein encodes MLRIDRIPKEPLLVLDRKGSGPLQDGLKKACGEFESYFLGFMFKRSIQPVLVTESPFLSKHERWFKDMFVDEVARSASRANGIGLAEYLYRNLAGSLVQESESGD; translated from the coding sequence ATGCTACGAATCGATCGAATACCCAAAGAACCGCTTTTGGTGCTCGACAGGAAGGGAAGCGGGCCGCTTCAGGATGGATTGAAAAAAGCCTGCGGTGAATTTGAATCGTACTTTCTCGGTTTTATGTTCAAGCGTTCGATCCAGCCGGTCCTGGTCACGGAATCCCCTTTTTTGAGTAAGCACGAGCGATGGTTTAAAGACATGTTCGTCGATGAGGTTGCCAGGTCGGCGAGCCGGGCCAACGGTATCGGGCTGGCGGAATATCTGTACCGGAACCTCGCAGGCTCTCTCGTCCAGGAAAGTGAATCCGGGGACTGA
- a CDS encoding flagellar basal body P-ring protein FlgI, whose amino-acid sequence MVINTLRRASLLLVISLFLTFTANAETVRIKDITRFEGERGNQLIGYGLVVGLSGTGDSRNSLFTNQSLANMLQLLGITVDPHQIRSRNVAGVIVTAELPPFIRPGETIDVSVSSLGDSETLQGGVLLVTPLKAVDGKVYAVAQGPLSIGGFAAGGGGAQVQRNHPTVGMIPNGGIVERTVDTRFYDPTRGTITLLLQNPDFVTATRIAQAISNEIGGRRTRALDANRIEITIPDQYLHRVSSLMALIGEIPVTPDVPARVVVNERTGTVVIGGNVRILPVALSHGDLTVTIQTRFLVSQPPPFSPGETVVVPETQVEVVEEEVGLSRIEGTTTIDDLVMSLNALGVGPRDLIAILQALNKAGALQGELIVE is encoded by the coding sequence ATGGTGATCAATACACTTAGAAGAGCTTCTCTCCTTCTGGTGATCAGCCTGTTTCTCACGTTCACCGCCAACGCGGAAACGGTCCGGATCAAAGATATCACCCGATTTGAGGGGGAACGGGGGAACCAGCTAATCGGGTACGGGCTGGTGGTGGGTTTGTCCGGGACCGGGGACAGTCGTAACAGTCTGTTCACCAATCAGAGCTTGGCGAACATGCTCCAGCTACTGGGGATCACGGTCGATCCACATCAGATCCGGTCACGGAATGTTGCGGGGGTGATCGTGACCGCCGAACTTCCTCCCTTTATCCGGCCGGGGGAAACCATTGATGTAAGCGTCTCCTCCCTGGGCGATTCCGAAACTCTCCAGGGGGGCGTCCTCCTGGTGACCCCGCTGAAAGCCGTGGATGGAAAGGTCTATGCGGTCGCTCAAGGACCGCTTTCCATCGGTGGTTTTGCCGCGGGCGGCGGCGGAGCCCAGGTGCAACGTAACCATCCGACAGTGGGCATGATTCCTAATGGTGGGATTGTCGAACGAACGGTGGACACCAGATTTTATGACCCGACCCGGGGGACGATTACCCTGTTGTTACAGAACCCGGATTTTGTCACCGCCACCCGGATCGCTCAGGCGATCAGCAATGAAATCGGGGGTCGGCGGACCCGAGCCCTCGATGCCAACCGGATTGAAATCACCATACCGGACCAGTACCTGCACCGGGTATCGTCCCTGATGGCGCTGATCGGGGAAATCCCGGTTACTCCTGACGTACCCGCCCGGGTCGTGGTGAACGAGAGGACCGGCACGGTGGTCATCGGAGGGAACGTGCGGATTCTTCCGGTGGCCCTCTCTCATGGGGATTTAACCGTGACCATTCAAACCCGTTTTCTGGTATCTCAGCCACCGCCCTTTTCGCCCGGAGAAACTGTAGTGGTTCCGGAAACGCAAGTGGAGGTCGTGGAAGAAGAAGTGGGACTGTCCAGGATCGAGGGTACGACGACTATTGACGATTTGGTGATGTCTTTGAATGCGTTGGGGGTCGGTCCCCGGGATTTAATTGCTATTTTACAGGCGCTGAATAAAGCCGGCGCCCTCCAGGGGGAATTGATTGTCGAGTAA
- a CDS encoding flagellar basal body L-ring protein FlgH, translating to MRHDRLLLSLVLGATLAGGLILPVRGESLWSDDGWFADPYSDFRASRPGDPIMVIVSEHTTGSGDAQSSGGRSTNINLAAGAGIFDFIPPAGLSSETSRQAQRGESRNFSLRGVITCQVSEVLENGNLRIKGSKEMILNKQREILTIEGVVSPRDITANNSVLSTQVLDAVIKLDGTLRPRERSGLVGLLNGIFGSVLDFLF from the coding sequence ATGAGACATGACCGGTTATTACTTAGCCTGGTGCTCGGTGCGACTCTGGCCGGTGGCCTGATCCTTCCGGTCCGGGGGGAGTCGCTTTGGAGCGATGACGGCTGGTTTGCGGATCCCTACTCGGATTTCAGAGCCTCGCGTCCGGGGGATCCGATCATGGTGATTGTCAGTGAGCACACAACCGGTTCCGGTGATGCTCAATCCAGCGGGGGACGGAGCACCAACATCAACCTGGCGGCTGGAGCGGGGATCTTCGATTTCATTCCTCCTGCCGGTTTATCCAGCGAGACTTCCCGGCAGGCACAACGGGGGGAAAGTCGGAACTTTTCTCTGAGAGGGGTGATTACTTGCCAGGTCAGCGAGGTTCTGGAAAACGGCAATCTCCGGATCAAGGGGAGCAAGGAGATGATCCTCAACAAGCAGCGGGAAATCCTCACCATTGAAGGGGTAGTCAGCCCCCGAGACATTACGGCGAACAATTCGGTTTTGTCCACCCAGGTGCTCGATGCGGTGATCAAACTGGATGGGACTCTGCGGCCGAGGGAGCGCAGTGGCTTGGTCGGCCTATTGAACGGCATTTTTGGATCCGTTCTTGATTTCCTTTTTTAG
- the flgA gene encoding flagellar basal body P-ring formation chaperone FlgA — protein MRAMKYAVGWLFAGIVLFLGGWVGPVWALTLSVALRPNVTLLAESLVLGEVAEISYPDVYWEGELRRLDLGYVPAPGEARMIRPQEIFDRVAARRIPGLAFIHFSGAEYSRVVFAGEIIPWSAMSTMIEEELLRLFPFAQAVEIQPLGATEDLTVPPESTLQLFIPSGLKPWGRGTAHFTVSAAGGYEQRESVTFGLKVFRDTVRTIDHLRPGDVIGADQVQVLPEALSAGNDQGFASLNEVIGLEVRRAMRPGEVISPEKVQKETLIERGDLVTMVARNGLVTVTATGRARGNGSLGESIVVENPESRKRVQAQVIGERLVEVEIR, from the coding sequence ATGCGCGCGATGAAATACGCAGTGGGTTGGTTATTCGCCGGTATTGTGCTTTTTCTCGGGGGCTGGGTAGGACCGGTCTGGGCCCTGACCCTGTCTGTTGCTCTCCGTCCGAACGTGACGCTCCTGGCCGAGAGCCTCGTTCTCGGGGAAGTGGCGGAGATTTCTTATCCGGATGTTTACTGGGAGGGGGAACTACGCCGGCTCGACTTGGGTTATGTCCCCGCTCCCGGGGAAGCCCGGATGATCCGTCCCCAGGAAATCTTCGACCGGGTGGCGGCGAGAAGGATTCCCGGCCTCGCTTTTATCCATTTTTCCGGAGCGGAGTATTCTCGCGTGGTCTTTGCCGGTGAGATTATCCCCTGGTCAGCCATGAGCACCATGATTGAAGAAGAACTCTTACGCCTCTTTCCCTTCGCCCAAGCGGTGGAAATCCAGCCGCTGGGAGCCACCGAGGACCTGACCGTTCCTCCCGAGAGCACCCTCCAACTCTTCATTCCTTCCGGACTTAAGCCGTGGGGCCGGGGGACCGCTCACTTTACCGTGAGCGCAGCGGGAGGCTACGAACAGCGGGAAAGCGTGACCTTTGGCCTCAAGGTTTTTCGGGACACCGTCAGAACCATAGACCATCTCCGGCCGGGTGACGTAATTGGCGCCGACCAAGTGCAGGTCTTGCCGGAAGCGTTGTCCGCGGGTAATGATCAGGGTTTCGCTTCTCTGAATGAGGTCATCGGGCTTGAGGTCCGACGGGCTATGCGTCCCGGTGAAGTAATCTCTCCGGAGAAGGTTCAGAAGGAAACCTTGATCGAGCGGGGGGACTTGGTAACCATGGTAGCCAGGAATGGCTTGGTTACCGTGACCGCCACCGGCCGTGCCCGGGGAAACGGATCGTTGGGAGAGAGCATTGTCGTAGAGAATCCGGAATCCCGGAAACGGGTTCAGGCCCAAGTCATTGGGGAAAGATTGGTGGAGGTGGAGATACGATGA
- the flgG gene encoding flagellar basal-body rod protein FlgG, whose protein sequence is MIRALWTAATGMMSRQLDIDVIANNLANVNTTGFKKSRVDFQDIMYQTIRVSGAPTTEATQVPVGIEVGLGTRPAAVQKMFFQGDMYETRNPLDLVIEGNGFFQILLPDGEIAYSRDGSFKLDALGQVVTNDGFLLEPPITVPPEAESITVGQDGIVSVQIPGEIEPQEVGVIELVRFINPAGLTSLGRNLYRATASSGEPQMGVPGLAGFGSLAQGFLEMSNVQIVKEMVRMISAQRAYEVNAKAITTADEMLQISNNLKR, encoded by the coding sequence ATGATACGGGCTTTGTGGACCGCGGCGACCGGAATGATGTCCAGACAACTGGATATCGACGTGATCGCCAACAATCTCGCCAATGTGAATACAACGGGCTTCAAAAAGAGCCGGGTGGATTTTCAGGATATTATGTATCAGACCATTCGGGTCAGCGGCGCTCCGACCACGGAAGCGACCCAGGTGCCGGTAGGCATTGAAGTCGGTCTGGGTACGCGCCCGGCGGCCGTACAGAAAATGTTTTTTCAGGGAGACATGTATGAGACCCGCAACCCCCTTGATCTGGTCATTGAAGGAAACGGCTTTTTCCAGATTCTGCTGCCGGATGGTGAAATCGCCTATTCCCGGGACGGCTCTTTCAAACTCGACGCCCTGGGACAGGTGGTGACCAATGATGGGTTTTTGTTGGAACCGCCGATTACTGTTCCCCCTGAGGCGGAATCGATAACCGTTGGGCAGGATGGGATCGTGTCCGTCCAGATTCCCGGGGAAATCGAACCCCAGGAAGTCGGCGTGATCGAACTCGTACGTTTCATTAATCCGGCCGGCCTGACCAGCCTGGGGCGGAACCTCTATCGGGCCACCGCCTCCTCTGGAGAACCACAGATGGGGGTACCCGGCCTGGCTGGCTTTGGGAGCCTGGCACAGGGTTTTCTGGAGATGTCCAACGTTCAGATAGTCAAAGAGATGGTGCGGATGATCAGTGCCCAGCGGGCCTACGAAGTCAACGCCAAGGCTATAACCACAGCTGATGAAATGCTCCAGATTTCGAACAATCTCAAGCGGTAA
- the flgF gene encoding flagellar basal-body rod protein FlgF: MIRGIYTAASGMNVFEIKQGVLANNLANIETPGFKADLLRAEAVYERAISRFTDEQSPISIGSLSIGAQLISEHQTDFSQGRIETTGNHLDFALQGGGFFVVATPEGEGYTRAGNFALDTDGRLVNVDGFPVLGTTGEIVLPPGGTFLVDDQGRIRVDDEEVDQLRVVDFDDRNLLVKRGLNNFFPVDDLVEPREAVGFRVVQGSLERSNMNVVEAMVTMIETLRKFEAAQRAIQSQDLALQRAVNDIARLR, encoded by the coding sequence GTGATCCGGGGAATTTATACCGCTGCATCGGGAATGAACGTATTCGAAATCAAGCAGGGAGTGCTGGCCAATAACCTGGCAAATATCGAGACACCGGGGTTCAAGGCGGATCTCTTGCGAGCGGAAGCGGTTTACGAAAGGGCGATCTCCCGGTTTACCGATGAGCAGTCGCCGATCTCCATCGGAAGTCTGTCGATAGGGGCCCAGCTGATTAGTGAACACCAGACCGATTTTTCGCAAGGGCGGATCGAGACTACCGGAAATCATCTTGATTTCGCTCTGCAGGGAGGGGGGTTTTTTGTGGTCGCCACCCCGGAAGGTGAGGGGTATACCCGGGCGGGGAATTTTGCCCTCGATACCGATGGCCGCCTGGTAAACGTGGATGGGTTCCCGGTATTGGGGACAACCGGGGAGATCGTTCTTCCTCCGGGGGGAACGTTCCTGGTCGATGACCAGGGGAGGATCCGGGTCGATGATGAGGAGGTCGACCAACTGCGGGTAGTCGATTTTGACGATCGGAATCTCCTCGTGAAGCGCGGTCTCAATAACTTTTTCCCGGTTGACGATCTGGTTGAACCTCGGGAGGCGGTTGGTTTTCGGGTCGTGCAGGGCTCGCTTGAACGCTCGAATATGAACGTTGTTGAAGCTATGGTGACCATGATCGAGACTCTGCGTAAATTTGAAGCCGCGCAACGGGCGATCCAGTCCCAGGATTTGGCCTTACAGCGGGCCGTGAACGATATCGCCCGGCTTCGTTAA